In Phormidium yuhuli AB48, one genomic interval encodes:
- a CDS encoding response regulator — protein MSDDGDIYRRGILESMVLQRLLQDLSNRLPLRTVLIVPFALQIFAAVGLTGYLAFRNGQRAVDELAQQLQGEISHRIEERLDSYLSQAHLINQMNIQAVQLNSLDLDNLEQLDRHFAQQIRLFEAISYIYFANPQGEFSGAEQVPGERPRIGRAGRGAPDDDTFYTYATDDTGQATEQLSAIPGYDALTRPWYVGAVRGRSPGWGEVYVWAAPYKNLALPAAQPVYDDQGRLLGVFAVDLSLLDISTFLGRLEVGQTGETFIVDHQGQLIATSTSEPPFSQNDENPDRLYASESQSPLIRETASYLLSRLGGFSRLETPQRHRFDLDGERKLVQIQPFEDDLGLNWSIVVVIPERDFMERIHVNTRNTIFLCALALVISTAIGVLTARWVVLPLRQLKESAQALADGQWEHELPLKRQDEIGDLARSFQRMAGQLKQYFGDLQGKNEQMQRLDQLKDEFLANTSHELRTPLNGTIGIAESLLDEVAGPLNSQQRYNLNLIVQSCYRLNTLVNDILDFSKLRHKQITLKPRPVGIREAVDAVLNLCQSLVSRKNVQLINAISPQLPLAYADENRLQQILYNLVGNGIKFTEEGFVGISAVYSCEREPQLSSELDLSLTSSPESDLNVKDEAADISQGYLLITVSDTGIGIPLEKHESIFASFEQGDGSTAREYGGTGLGLAVTKQLVELHGGTVTLQSIVGKGSQFTFSLPVATQAQHETEDAAPATNKTSPVVEDISWEEDWREGQRQEDPVVTPIVQVSPKNSPQEALNLSSETKRPRSGETQPVLSDEDAQKLFNILIVDDEEINLQVLVNHLSLENYNVTQAINGVDALEMIEEGFRPDLVLLDVMMPKMTGYEVTRKIRQIYPAHELPILLLTAKDRPEDIVAGLQQGANDYLTKPVNKRELLARMRTHLDLSNLSLAYAKFVPKEFLQFLDKSSIIDVELGDTVEREMSILFSDIRDFTKLSEGMKPEDNFRFINGYLSRMEPAILDNSGFIDKYIGDAIMALFGGSADDAVKAAITMLKNLDEYNQTRQRPERRPIRVGIGINTGKLMLGTVGGERHMNSTAISDAVNLASRIEGLTKVYGVSLLISEDTFINLNNSSDYQIRLIDRVLVKGKTQPISVFEVFDADNEPGRTGKAATRTQFELGLAYLQGHNIQEAEDLFIDCLTQNPTDQAAKIYLERCRKAKSPSDSWDQC, from the coding sequence ATGTCAGACGACGGTGACATCTACCGTCGCGGTATTCTTGAATCTATGGTCCTCCAACGCCTCTTACAGGATTTGTCTAACCGATTACCCCTACGCACCGTTCTCATTGTGCCCTTTGCCTTGCAAATCTTTGCAGCGGTTGGACTGACTGGATATCTTGCCTTCCGCAATGGACAGCGAGCCGTGGATGAACTCGCTCAGCAGTTACAGGGGGAAATTAGCCATCGCATTGAAGAACGGCTTGATAGCTATCTCTCCCAGGCCCATTTAATCAATCAGATGAATATCCAGGCGGTTCAGCTCAATAGCCTTGACCTGGACAATCTGGAGCAGCTCGATCGCCATTTTGCCCAACAGATTCGCCTGTTCGAGGCCATCAGCTATATTTATTTTGCCAATCCCCAGGGAGAGTTTAGTGGCGCGGAGCAAGTCCCCGGCGAGCGACCCCGCATCGGACGAGCCGGCCGTGGGGCTCCCGATGATGATACCTTTTATACCTATGCCACCGATGACACCGGACAGGCCACGGAGCAACTGTCAGCAATTCCCGGTTATGATGCCCTGACTCGGCCCTGGTATGTGGGGGCCGTCCGGGGGCGATCGCCGGGTTGGGGAGAGGTCTACGTCTGGGCAGCACCTTACAAAAATCTAGCCCTGCCAGCAGCACAACCGGTTTACGATGACCAGGGAAGGTTACTCGGGGTCTTCGCTGTGGACTTGTCCCTGCTCGATATTAGTACGTTCTTAGGCCGTTTAGAGGTGGGGCAAACGGGAGAAACCTTTATCGTCGATCACCAGGGACAACTCATTGCAACCTCCACCTCAGAACCTCCATTTTCCCAAAATGACGAGAATCCCGATCGCCTCTACGCCAGTGAAAGCCAAAGTCCACTGATTCGCGAGACCGCTAGTTACCTCTTAAGCCGCTTGGGAGGCTTTTCCCGCCTAGAGACCCCTCAACGTCATCGCTTCGACCTTGACGGTGAGAGAAAATTGGTGCAAATACAACCGTTTGAGGATGATTTAGGGCTCAATTGGTCAATTGTGGTGGTCATTCCTGAACGGGACTTTATGGAGCGCATCCATGTCAATACACGGAACACCATCTTCTTATGCGCCTTGGCATTAGTCATCTCCACCGCGATCGGAGTGCTGACGGCCCGTTGGGTTGTCTTACCCTTACGACAACTGAAAGAGTCAGCTCAAGCCCTTGCAGATGGACAATGGGAGCATGAATTGCCCCTCAAACGTCAGGACGAGATTGGTGACTTAGCCCGGTCATTTCAGCGCATGGCGGGTCAGCTTAAGCAGTATTTTGGCGACTTACAAGGAAAAAATGAGCAGATGCAACGGCTCGACCAACTCAAAGATGAGTTTTTAGCCAACACCTCTCATGAACTACGCACCCCCCTCAATGGAACCATTGGCATTGCTGAATCCCTACTCGATGAAGTGGCTGGCCCCCTCAACTCTCAACAACGCTATAACCTTAACTTGATTGTCCAAAGTTGTTACCGCCTCAATACCCTGGTCAATGACATTCTCGATTTTTCCAAACTTCGACATAAGCAAATCACCTTAAAACCGAGACCTGTGGGAATCCGGGAAGCCGTTGATGCCGTCTTGAATCTCTGTCAAAGTCTGGTGTCTCGCAAGAATGTGCAACTGATTAATGCTATTTCTCCTCAGCTTCCCCTCGCGTATGCCGATGAAAATCGCTTGCAACAAATTCTTTATAATTTAGTGGGTAATGGCATCAAGTTTACCGAAGAAGGCTTCGTGGGCATATCAGCGGTTTATTCCTGCGAGCGAGAACCCCAACTATCCTCAGAGCTTGACTTAAGTTTGACATCTTCCCCAGAGTCTGATCTCAACGTCAAGGATGAGGCAGCAGATATATCTCAGGGATATTTACTGATCACAGTTTCAGATACCGGAATTGGGATTCCCCTGGAAAAACATGAGTCCATTTTTGCCTCATTTGAACAGGGGGATGGGTCTACGGCTCGTGAATATGGTGGAACTGGGTTAGGATTAGCCGTCACGAAACAGTTGGTTGAGTTACATGGTGGAACCGTGACCCTACAGTCGATTGTTGGTAAGGGCTCCCAGTTTACCTTTAGTTTACCCGTGGCCACCCAGGCCCAGCATGAAACGGAGGATGCTGCCCCAGCGACCAATAAAACCTCTCCTGTGGTAGAGGATATCTCTTGGGAGGAGGATTGGCGTGAAGGGCAACGTCAAGAAGATCCCGTTGTCACACCAATTGTCCAGGTTTCCCCGAAAAATAGTCCTCAGGAAGCCTTAAATCTTTCATCTGAGACCAAACGGCCCCGGTCTGGGGAGACGCAACCCGTTCTCAGTGATGAAGACGCCCAGAAGCTGTTTAATATTCTGATTGTAGATGATGAAGAAATTAACTTACAGGTCTTGGTCAATCATCTGTCTTTGGAAAATTACAATGTGACCCAAGCGATAAATGGGGTGGACGCATTAGAAATGATTGAGGAGGGCTTTAGGCCTGATTTGGTACTCCTGGATGTGATGATGCCTAAAATGACCGGCTATGAAGTCACTCGCAAAATTCGGCAAATCTATCCCGCTCATGAGTTGCCTATCTTATTGTTAACAGCAAAAGACCGTCCAGAGGATATTGTTGCTGGCTTACAGCAAGGTGCTAATGATTACTTAACAAAACCGGTCAATAAGCGAGAGCTTTTAGCCCGAATGAGAACTCATCTAGATTTATCAAATTTAAGCCTAGCTTACGCGAAGTTTGTCCCTAAAGAATTTTTACAATTCCTGGATAAATCTAGCATTATTGATGTGGAATTAGGAGATACGGTTGAACGAGAAATGTCAATCTTGTTCTCAGATATTCGTGATTTCACGAAATTGAGTGAAGGCATGAAGCCTGAAGATAATTTTAGGTTTATTAACGGCTACTTGTCCCGAATGGAACCGGCAATTTTAGATAATAGCGGCTTTATTGATAAGTATATTGGTGATGCAATTATGGCTTTATTTGGGGGAAGTGCTGATGATGCCGTAAAAGCAGCAATTACTATGCTGAAAAACTTAGATGAGTATAACCAAACTCGGCAGCGACCGGAACGCAGACCTATTAGAGTTGGGATTGGCATTAATACAGGAAAACTAATGTTGGGAACCGTCGGCGGTGAACGACATATGAATAGTACGGCGATTAGTGATGCTGTTAATCTGGCCTCACGGATAGAAGGACTCACGAAAGTTTATGGGGTATCCCTATTGATTTCTGAAGATACCTTTATCAACTTAAACAATAGCTCTGATTACCAGATTCGTCTGATTGATCGGGTATTAGTCAAAGGCAAAACTCAACCGATATCTGTGTTTGAAGTCTTTGATGCAGATAATGAACCGGGGCGGACTGGAAAAGCGGCAACGCGCACTCAATTTGAACTGGGGTTAGCCTATCTACAGGGTCATAACATTCAGGAAGCTGAAGATTTATTTATAGATTGCTTGACCCAAAATCCAACCGATCAGGCAGCAAAAATTTATCTGGAACGCTGCCGGAAAGCAAAATCCCCCTCTGACAGTTGGGATCAATGTTGA
- a CDS encoding serine/threonine-protein kinase, producing MSYCVNPACPSPENHDSAEQCVSCGSPLLLHGRYRAIKVLGQGGFGATFAARNVSLPGAPVCAIKQLRVASNSSNVIDRARKLFEREAATLGKIGNHPQVPSLLDYFESGGQFYLVQEYVKGLTLKQEVKRYGVFDEFKVRAVLDETLELLKYFQSQSVIHRDIKPANLIRRSIDSRLVFIDFGAVKDEVSHTAMLIDDDQAPNTSFAIGTPGFAPPEQMAMHPVFSSDIYALGATCLYLLSGKSPRRLGYDPLSGAITWHDHIQVGANLTYVLDKMLQPLLSQRYQSPEQVLADLHYQPSESEFLDTSVPLQPQRPQEQTYLEAEEEMTQWGAQAPEPQTELGLSQTELSHSDDSWRTHLSDSEPLDATGLADTRLHRRSPRRLRSSFSQNSRERTQLNSTQLGGTSPARGRLTVAILKRDYFKGRRDFANCNLSGADLHELTLEGVNFNESKLVKTNLRGANLHKADLSQTGMNHANLRDADLSDAFMSYSNLGGADLRGADLTNAYLSYANLTGANLCGANLTNAKVTQEQLTSAKTNWRTILPDGKRGLFS from the coding sequence ATGAGTTATTGCGTTAATCCGGCCTGTCCGAGTCCTGAAAACCACGACTCTGCTGAGCAATGTGTCAGTTGTGGCTCTCCACTACTACTCCACGGACGTTACAGAGCGATCAAAGTCTTAGGACAAGGAGGGTTTGGTGCCACCTTTGCCGCTCGTAATGTGTCCCTACCGGGTGCGCCCGTTTGTGCCATTAAACAATTGCGGGTCGCCTCCAATAGCTCCAATGTCATTGATCGCGCCCGCAAACTCTTTGAGCGGGAGGCGGCGACTCTGGGAAAAATTGGCAACCATCCCCAGGTTCCCTCACTCCTGGACTATTTTGAAAGTGGCGGTCAGTTTTATCTGGTTCAGGAATATGTCAAGGGCCTGACCTTAAAGCAAGAAGTCAAACGCTATGGCGTCTTTGATGAGTTTAAAGTTCGGGCGGTATTGGATGAAACCCTGGAACTGCTGAAGTATTTCCAAAGTCAATCGGTCATTCACCGGGATATTAAACCGGCGAATCTGATCCGCCGCAGTATTGATAGCCGTTTAGTCTTCATCGATTTTGGAGCCGTGAAGGACGAAGTTAGCCATACGGCCATGTTAATTGATGATGACCAAGCCCCGAATACCTCCTTTGCTATTGGAACCCCAGGATTTGCCCCCCCAGAACAAATGGCGATGCACCCGGTGTTCTCAAGTGATATTTATGCCTTAGGAGCGACCTGTCTCTATTTACTATCTGGGAAGTCTCCCCGTCGCTTAGGATATGACCCTTTAAGTGGAGCCATTACCTGGCACGATCATATCCAGGTGGGCGCCAATCTGACTTACGTCTTGGATAAGATGTTACAGCCGTTGCTCTCACAACGATATCAGTCACCGGAACAGGTCTTGGCTGATTTACATTACCAACCCTCAGAGTCAGAGTTCCTCGACACTTCCGTTCCCCTACAACCTCAACGGCCCCAAGAGCAAACCTACCTCGAAGCGGAGGAGGAGATGACCCAATGGGGGGCCCAAGCTCCTGAACCCCAAACCGAGTTAGGTTTATCCCAGACGGAGTTGAGTCATTCAGATGACTCCTGGCGAACCCATTTATCCGATAGTGAGCCTCTCGATGCAACGGGGTTAGCGGATACTCGCTTGCATCGGCGATCGCCACGTCGCCTACGCAGTTCCTTCTCCCAAAACTCCCGAGAGCGGACTCAACTCAATTCTACTCAGCTTGGTGGCACAAGCCCGGCCCGAGGTCGTCTTACTGTCGCGATTCTCAAACGAGACTATTTCAAAGGACGGCGAGATTTTGCCAATTGTAATTTGAGTGGGGCCGATTTACATGAGTTAACCCTAGAAGGGGTAAATTTTAATGAAAGTAAGCTTGTCAAAACCAACCTACGAGGCGCAAATTTACATAAAGCGGATTTAAGTCAGACGGGAATGAATCACGCCAATCTGCGAGATGCGGATCTCAGTGATGCCTTTATGAGTTATTCAAATTTAGGTGGGGCCGATTTGCGAGGTGCGGATTTGACAAATGCTTACTTAAGCTATGCCAACTTAACCGGTGCAAATCTCTGTGGGGCCAATCTCACCAACGCCAAGGTGACTCAGGAACAGTTAACCAGCGCCAAAACCAATTGGCGGACCATCCTCCCGGATGGGAAACGGGGGTTGTTCTCCTAA
- a CDS encoding SAM hydrolase/SAM-dependent halogenase family protein yields the protein MFSRRHLTLLTDFGERDGYVGILKGAIAKIEPSLAVTDISHEIPPQDILAARFCLANAYPFFPKETVHIAVVDPGVGTSRRGVAIQLEDGFLIGPDNGIFDGVLRQHQEKILAAVELTEVKYWRTPEPSQTFHARDIFATVGAHVATGVRVDRLGVAIDPKSLTRLSLPDPQWHGQQVSGVIQYCDRFGNLITNIPSDDLAGKSWHVAAASRQIPQGDSYMSAKENDVVAIASRHGWLELGAYQRSAQELLGLTVGDSLTVVLS from the coding sequence ATGTTTTCCCGCCGACATTTAACCCTATTGACGGATTTTGGTGAACGGGATGGCTATGTGGGGATTCTCAAAGGGGCGATCGCCAAAATTGAACCCTCCTTAGCTGTCACAGATATCAGCCATGAGATTCCCCCTCAGGATATTTTAGCCGCACGGTTTTGCTTAGCGAATGCCTATCCCTTCTTTCCCAAAGAGACAGTTCATATTGCGGTCGTTGATCCAGGGGTGGGAACGTCACGGCGTGGGGTGGCGATTCAACTCGAAGATGGGTTTTTGATTGGTCCGGATAATGGCATTTTTGATGGGGTGCTGCGGCAGCATCAGGAGAAGATTCTGGCGGCGGTGGAGTTGACGGAGGTGAAGTATTGGCGCACCCCTGAACCCAGTCAGACGTTCCACGCACGAGATATTTTTGCGACGGTTGGCGCTCATGTGGCGACGGGGGTGCGGGTGGACCGTTTGGGGGTGGCCATCGATCCCAAGAGTCTCACTCGCTTGTCGTTACCTGACCCGCAATGGCACGGTCAGCAGGTTTCGGGGGTGATTCAATATTGCGATCGCTTTGGTAATTTGATCACCAATATCCCCTCCGATGACTTGGCGGGCAAGTCCTGGCACGTAGCGGCCGCCTCCCGTCAGATTCCCCAGGGGGACAGTTATATGAGTGCCAAGGAGAATGATGTGGTGGCCATTGCTTCTCGTCATGGCTGGTTGGAGTTAGGGGCCTATCAACGCAGTGCTCAGGAGCTGTTGGGGTTAACGGTGGGTGATTCCCTGACGGTGGTTCTCTCGTGA